One window from the genome of Ailuropoda melanoleuca isolate Jingjing chromosome 5, ASM200744v2, whole genome shotgun sequence encodes:
- the EHMT2 gene encoding histone-lysine N-methyltransferase EHMT2 isoform X2 — MRGLPRGRGLMRARGRGRAAPPGSRGRGRGGPHRGRGRPRSLLSLPRAQASWAPQLPTGLTSPPVPCVPCQGEAPAEMGALVLEKEPRGATERVHGSLGDTPRSEETLPKASPDSLEPAGPSSPASVTVTVGDEGADTPVGATPLIGDEPETLEGDGDLHGGRILLGHATKSFPSSPSKGGACPSRAKMSMTGAGKSPPSVQSLAMRLLSMPGAQGAATAGPEPPVATPSPEGQPKVHRARKTMSKPGNGQPPVPEKRPPEVQHFRMSDDMHSLGKMTSEVAKRRKMNTGGGLSEELGSTRGSGEVTVEKGDPGSLEEWETVVGDDFSLYYDSYSVDERVDSDSKSEVEALAEQLSEEEEEEEEEEEEEEEEEEEEEEEEEDEESGNQSDRSGSSGRRKAKKKWRKDSPWVKPSRKRRKREPPRAKEPRGVSNDTSSLETERGFEELPLCSCRMEAPKIDRISERAGHKCMATESVDGELSGCNAAILKRETMRPSSRVALMVLCETHRARMVKHHCCPGCGYFCTAGTFLECHPDFRVAHRFHKACVSQLNGMVFCPHCGEDASEAQEVTIPRGDGVTPPAGTAAPAPPPLAQDAPGRADTSQPSARMRGHGEPRRPPCDPLADTIDSSGPSLTLPNGGCLSAVGLPPGPGREALEKALVIQESERRKKLRFHPRQLYLSVKQGELQKVVLMLLDNLDPNFQSDQQSKRTPLHAAAQKGSVEICHVLLQAGANLNAVDKQQRTPLMEAVVNNHLELARYMVQRGGCVYSKEEDGSTCLHHAAKIGNLEMVSLLLSTGQVDVNAQDSGGWTPIIWAAEHKHIEVIRMLLTRGADVTLTDNEENICLHWASFTGSAAIAEVLLNARCDLHAVNYHGDTPLHIAARESYHDCVLLFLSRGANPELRNKEGDTAWDLTPERSDVWFALQLNRKLRLGVGNRAIRTEKIICRDVARGYENVPIPCVNGVDGEPCPEDYKYISENCETSTMNIDRNITHLQHCTCVDDCSSSNCLCGQLSIRCWYDKDGRLLQEFNKIEPPLIFECNQACSCWRNCKNRVVQSGIKVRLQLYRTAKMGWGVRALQTIPQGTFICEYVGELISDAEADVREDDSYLFDLDNKDGEVYCIDARYYGNISRFINHLCDPNIIPVRVFMLHQDLRFPRIAFFSSRDIRTGEELGFDYGDRFWDIKSKYFTCQCGSEKCKHSAEAIALEQSRLARLDPHPELLPELSSLPPVNP; from the exons ATGCGGGGTCTACCGAGAGGGAGGGGGCTAATGCGGGCCCGGGGGAGGGGTCGTGCGGCCCCCCCGGGCAGCCGAGGCCGTGGAAGGGGGGGCCCCCATAGAGGAAGAGGTAGGCCCCGGAGCCTACTCTCTCTTCCCAGAGCCCAGGCGTCCTGGGCTCCCCAACTTCCTACTGGGCTGACCAGCCCTCCTGTACCTTGTGTCCCCTGCCAGGGGGAGGCCCCTGCTGAGATGGGGGCGCTGGTGCTGGAGAAAGAGCCTAGAGGAGCCACTGAGAGAG TTCATGGCTCTTTAGGGGACACCCCTCGTAGTGAGGAGACCCTGCCCAAGGCCAGCCCCGACTCCCTGGAGCCTGCGGGCCCCTCATCCCCAGCCTCTGTCACGGTCACCGTGGGCGATGAGGGGGCTGACACCCCTGTGGGAGCCACACCACTCATTGGGGATGAACCTGAGACTCTCGAGGGAGATGGGGACCTCCACGGGGGCCGCATCCTGCTGG GCCATGCTACAAAGTcattcccctcttcccccagcaaGGGGGGTGCCTGTCCCAGCCGGGCCAAGATGTCAATGACAGGAGCTGGAAAATCACCCCCATCAGTCCAGAGTTTGGCTATGCGGCTGCTGAGTATGCCGGGGGCCCAGGGGGCGGCCACAGCAGGGCCCGAACCCCCTGTGGCCACGCCCAGCCCAGAGGGGCAGCCCAAGGTCCACCGAGCCAGAAAAACCATGTCCAAACCAGGAAATGGGCAG CCCCCAGTCCCTGAGAAGCGGCCTCCTGAAGTGCAGCATTTCCGCATGAGTGATGACATGCACTCGCTGGGGAAGATGACCTCAG agGTGGCCAAAAGGAGGAAGATGAACACGGGCGGTGGCCTG TCGGAGGAGTTGGGTTCTACACGGGGTTCAGGAGAAGTGacagtggagaaaggggacccggGGTCCCTGGAGGAGTGGGAAACAGTGGTGGGGGACGACTTCAGCCTCTACTACGACTCCTACTCTGTGGATGAGCGTGTGGACTCTGACAGCAAG TCTGAGGTTGAAGCTCTGGCTGAACAACTgagtgaggaagaagaggaggaggaggaggaggaagaggaagaggaagaagaggaggaggaagaggaagaagaggaggaagacgaGGAGTCAGGCAATCAGTCTGACAGG AGTGGCTCTAGTGGCCGGCGCAAGGCCAAGAAGAAGTGGCGGAAGGACAGCCCATGGGTGAAGCCGTCCAGGAAACGGCGGAAGCGCGAGCCTCCCCGGGCCAAGGAGCCTCGAG GGGTATCCAATGACACGTCTTCACTGGAGACAGAGCGGGGGTTTGAGGAGTTACCCCTGTGCAGCTGCCGCATGGAGGCTCCCAAGATTGACCGCATCAGTGAGAGAGCCGGGCACAAGTGCATGGCCACGGAGAGTGTGGATGGAGAG CTGTCAGGCTGCAACGCCGCCATCCTCAAGCGGGAGACCATGAGGCCATCGAGCCGCGTGGCACTGATGGTGCTCTGTGAGACCCACCGTGCCCGCATGGTCAAGCACCACTGCTGCCCAGGCTGTGGCTACTTCTGTACAGCG GGCACCTTCCTGGAGTGCCACCCCGACTTCCGCGTGGCCCACCGCTTCCACAAGGCCTGTGTGTCTCAGCTGAATGGCATGGTGTTCTGTCCCCACTGTGGGGAGGATGCATCTGAGGCCCAGGAGGTGACCATCCCCCGGGGGGATGGGGTGACCCCACCAGCTGGCactgcagcccctgcccccccacccctggctcagGATGCCCCTGGGAGAGCAGACACTTCCCAGCCCAG CGCCCGGATGCGAGGGCATGGGGAGCCCCGGCGCCCACCCTGCGACCCTCTGGCTGACACCATCGACAGCTCGGGGCCCTCCCTGACCCTTCCCAACGGGGGCTGCTTGTCCGCCGTGGGGCTGCCCCCGGGGCCTGGCCGCGAGGCCCTGGAGAAGGCCCTGGTCATCCAGGAGTCCGAGAG GCGGAAGAAACTCCGTTTCCACCCCCGGCAGCTGTACCTGTCAGtgaagcagggggagctgcagaaggtGGTCCTGATGCTGT TGGACAACCTGGACCCCAACTTCCAGAGCGATCAGCAGAGCAAGCGCACGCCCCTGCACGCGGCCGCGCAGAAGGGCTCCGTGGAGATCTGCCACGTGCTGCTGCAG GCGGGAGCCAACCTGAACGCAGTCGACAAGCAGCAGCGGACACCACTGATGGAGGCCGTGGTGAACAACCACCTGGAGCTGGCCCGCTACATGGTGCAGCGCGGCGGCTGCGTCTACAGCAAG GAGGAGGACGGTTCCACCTGCCTCCACCATGCAGCCAAAATCGGGAACTTGGAGATGGTCAGTCTGCTGCTCAGCACGGGACAGGTGGACGTCAACGCCCAG gACAGTGGGGGGTGGACGCCCATCATCTGGGCCGCAGAGCACAAGCACATCGAGGTGATCCGCATGCTGCTGACCCGGGGCGCCGACGTCACGCTCACAGACAAT GAGGAAAACATCTGCCTGCACTGGGCTTCCTTCACCGGCAGTGCCGCCATCGCCGAGGTCCTCCTCAATGCCCGCTGCGACCTCCACGCAGTCAACTACCACGGGGACACGCCCCTGCACATCGCGGCACGGGAGAGCTACCATGACTGCGTGCT GTTGTTCCTGTCACGTGGGGCGAACCCAGAGCTGCGGAACAAGGAGGGGGACACGGCGTGGGACCTGACTCCTGAGCGCTCCGACGTGTGGTTTGCGCTGCAGCTCAACCGCAAGCTTCGGCTGGGAGTGGGCAATCGGGCCATCCGCACGGAGAAGATTATCTGCCG GGATGTGGCTCGGGGCTATGAGAACGTGCCTATTCCCTGTGTCAACGGCGTGGATGGGGAGCCCTGCCCTGAGGATTACAAGTACATCTCGGAGAACTGCGAGACATCCACCATGAACATCGACCGTAACATCACCCACTTGCAA cacTGCACTTGTGTGGACGACTGCTCCAGCTCCAACTGCCTGTGCGGCCAGCTCAGCATTCGCTGCTGGTATGACAAG GACGGGCGGCTGCTCCAGGAATTTAACAAGATTGAGCCCCCGCTGATTTTCGAGTGTAACCAGGCGTGCTCCTGCTGGAGAAACTGCAAGAACCGTGTGGTGCAGAGCGGCATCAA agTGCGCCTACAGCTCTACCGAACAGCCAAGATGGGCTGGGGGGTCCGCGCCCTGCAGACCATCCCCCAGGGGACCTTCATCTGCGA GTATGTCGGGGAGCTGATCTCTGATGCCGAGGCTGACGTGAGAGAGGATGATTCTTACCTCTTCGACTTAGACAACAAG GATGGAGAGGTGTATTGCATCGATGCCCGTTACTATGGCAACATCAGCCGCTTCATCAACCACCTGTGCGACCCCAACATCATCCCCGTCCGGGTCTTCATGCTGCACCAAGACCTGCGCTTTCCACGCATTGCCTTCTTCAGTTCCCGAGACATCCGGACCGGGGAGGAGCTGGG GTTTGACTATGGTGACCGCTTCTGGGACATCAAAAGCAAATATTTCACTTGTCAGTGTGGCTCTGAGAAATGCAAGCACTCAGCCGAGGCCATCGCCCTGGAACAGAGCCGCCTGGCGCGCCTAGATCCCCACCCTGAGCTGCTGCCTGAGctcagctccctgccccctgtCAATCCCTGA
- the EHMT2 gene encoding histone-lysine N-methyltransferase EHMT2 isoform X1: MRGLPRGRGLMRARGRGRAAPPGSRGRGRGGPHRGRGRPRSLLSLPRAQASWAPQLPTGLTSPPVPCVPCQGEAPAEMGALVLEKEPRGATERVHGSLGDTPRSEETLPKASPDSLEPAGPSSPASVTVTVGDEGADTPVGATPLIGDEPETLEGDGDLHGGRILLGHATKSFPSSPSKGGACPSRAKMSMTGAGKSPPSVQSLAMRLLSMPGAQGAATAGPEPPVATPSPEGQPKVHRARKTMSKPGNGQPPVPEKRPPEVQHFRMSDDMHSLGKMTSEVAKRRKMNTGGGLSEELGSTRGSGEVTVEKGDPGSLEEWETVVGDDFSLYYDSYSVDERVDSDSKSEVEALAEQLSEEEEEEEEEEEEEEEEEEEEEEEEEDEESGNQSDRSGSSGRRKAKKKWRKDSPWVKPSRKRRKREPPRAKEPRGVNGVGSSGPSEYMEVPLGSLELPSEGTLSPNHAGVSNDTSSLETERGFEELPLCSCRMEAPKIDRISERAGHKCMATESVDGELSGCNAAILKRETMRPSSRVALMVLCETHRARMVKHHCCPGCGYFCTAGTFLECHPDFRVAHRFHKACVSQLNGMVFCPHCGEDASEAQEVTIPRGDGVTPPAGTAAPAPPPLAQDAPGRADTSQPSARMRGHGEPRRPPCDPLADTIDSSGPSLTLPNGGCLSAVGLPPGPGREALEKALVIQESERRKKLRFHPRQLYLSVKQGELQKVVLMLLDNLDPNFQSDQQSKRTPLHAAAQKGSVEICHVLLQAGANLNAVDKQQRTPLMEAVVNNHLELARYMVQRGGCVYSKEEDGSTCLHHAAKIGNLEMVSLLLSTGQVDVNAQDSGGWTPIIWAAEHKHIEVIRMLLTRGADVTLTDNEENICLHWASFTGSAAIAEVLLNARCDLHAVNYHGDTPLHIAARESYHDCVLLFLSRGANPELRNKEGDTAWDLTPERSDVWFALQLNRKLRLGVGNRAIRTEKIICRDVARGYENVPIPCVNGVDGEPCPEDYKYISENCETSTMNIDRNITHLQHCTCVDDCSSSNCLCGQLSIRCWYDKDGRLLQEFNKIEPPLIFECNQACSCWRNCKNRVVQSGIKVRLQLYRTAKMGWGVRALQTIPQGTFICEYVGELISDAEADVREDDSYLFDLDNKDGEVYCIDARYYGNISRFINHLCDPNIIPVRVFMLHQDLRFPRIAFFSSRDIRTGEELGFDYGDRFWDIKSKYFTCQCGSEKCKHSAEAIALEQSRLARLDPHPELLPELSSLPPVNP; encoded by the exons ATGCGGGGTCTACCGAGAGGGAGGGGGCTAATGCGGGCCCGGGGGAGGGGTCGTGCGGCCCCCCCGGGCAGCCGAGGCCGTGGAAGGGGGGGCCCCCATAGAGGAAGAGGTAGGCCCCGGAGCCTACTCTCTCTTCCCAGAGCCCAGGCGTCCTGGGCTCCCCAACTTCCTACTGGGCTGACCAGCCCTCCTGTACCTTGTGTCCCCTGCCAGGGGGAGGCCCCTGCTGAGATGGGGGCGCTGGTGCTGGAGAAAGAGCCTAGAGGAGCCACTGAGAGAG TTCATGGCTCTTTAGGGGACACCCCTCGTAGTGAGGAGACCCTGCCCAAGGCCAGCCCCGACTCCCTGGAGCCTGCGGGCCCCTCATCCCCAGCCTCTGTCACGGTCACCGTGGGCGATGAGGGGGCTGACACCCCTGTGGGAGCCACACCACTCATTGGGGATGAACCTGAGACTCTCGAGGGAGATGGGGACCTCCACGGGGGCCGCATCCTGCTGG GCCATGCTACAAAGTcattcccctcttcccccagcaaGGGGGGTGCCTGTCCCAGCCGGGCCAAGATGTCAATGACAGGAGCTGGAAAATCACCCCCATCAGTCCAGAGTTTGGCTATGCGGCTGCTGAGTATGCCGGGGGCCCAGGGGGCGGCCACAGCAGGGCCCGAACCCCCTGTGGCCACGCCCAGCCCAGAGGGGCAGCCCAAGGTCCACCGAGCCAGAAAAACCATGTCCAAACCAGGAAATGGGCAG CCCCCAGTCCCTGAGAAGCGGCCTCCTGAAGTGCAGCATTTCCGCATGAGTGATGACATGCACTCGCTGGGGAAGATGACCTCAG agGTGGCCAAAAGGAGGAAGATGAACACGGGCGGTGGCCTG TCGGAGGAGTTGGGTTCTACACGGGGTTCAGGAGAAGTGacagtggagaaaggggacccggGGTCCCTGGAGGAGTGGGAAACAGTGGTGGGGGACGACTTCAGCCTCTACTACGACTCCTACTCTGTGGATGAGCGTGTGGACTCTGACAGCAAG TCTGAGGTTGAAGCTCTGGCTGAACAACTgagtgaggaagaagaggaggaggaggaggaggaagaggaagaggaagaagaggaggaggaagaggaagaagaggaggaagacgaGGAGTCAGGCAATCAGTCTGACAGG AGTGGCTCTAGTGGCCGGCGCAAGGCCAAGAAGAAGTGGCGGAAGGACAGCCCATGGGTGAAGCCGTCCAGGAAACGGCGGAAGCGCGAGCCTCCCCGGGCCAAGGAGCCTCGAG gAGTGAATGGTGTGGGCTCCTCAGGCCCCAGTGAGTACATGGAGGTCCCTCTGGGGTCCCTGGAGCTGCCCAGCGAGGGGACCCTCTCCCCCAACCACGCTG GGGTATCCAATGACACGTCTTCACTGGAGACAGAGCGGGGGTTTGAGGAGTTACCCCTGTGCAGCTGCCGCATGGAGGCTCCCAAGATTGACCGCATCAGTGAGAGAGCCGGGCACAAGTGCATGGCCACGGAGAGTGTGGATGGAGAG CTGTCAGGCTGCAACGCCGCCATCCTCAAGCGGGAGACCATGAGGCCATCGAGCCGCGTGGCACTGATGGTGCTCTGTGAGACCCACCGTGCCCGCATGGTCAAGCACCACTGCTGCCCAGGCTGTGGCTACTTCTGTACAGCG GGCACCTTCCTGGAGTGCCACCCCGACTTCCGCGTGGCCCACCGCTTCCACAAGGCCTGTGTGTCTCAGCTGAATGGCATGGTGTTCTGTCCCCACTGTGGGGAGGATGCATCTGAGGCCCAGGAGGTGACCATCCCCCGGGGGGATGGGGTGACCCCACCAGCTGGCactgcagcccctgcccccccacccctggctcagGATGCCCCTGGGAGAGCAGACACTTCCCAGCCCAG CGCCCGGATGCGAGGGCATGGGGAGCCCCGGCGCCCACCCTGCGACCCTCTGGCTGACACCATCGACAGCTCGGGGCCCTCCCTGACCCTTCCCAACGGGGGCTGCTTGTCCGCCGTGGGGCTGCCCCCGGGGCCTGGCCGCGAGGCCCTGGAGAAGGCCCTGGTCATCCAGGAGTCCGAGAG GCGGAAGAAACTCCGTTTCCACCCCCGGCAGCTGTACCTGTCAGtgaagcagggggagctgcagaaggtGGTCCTGATGCTGT TGGACAACCTGGACCCCAACTTCCAGAGCGATCAGCAGAGCAAGCGCACGCCCCTGCACGCGGCCGCGCAGAAGGGCTCCGTGGAGATCTGCCACGTGCTGCTGCAG GCGGGAGCCAACCTGAACGCAGTCGACAAGCAGCAGCGGACACCACTGATGGAGGCCGTGGTGAACAACCACCTGGAGCTGGCCCGCTACATGGTGCAGCGCGGCGGCTGCGTCTACAGCAAG GAGGAGGACGGTTCCACCTGCCTCCACCATGCAGCCAAAATCGGGAACTTGGAGATGGTCAGTCTGCTGCTCAGCACGGGACAGGTGGACGTCAACGCCCAG gACAGTGGGGGGTGGACGCCCATCATCTGGGCCGCAGAGCACAAGCACATCGAGGTGATCCGCATGCTGCTGACCCGGGGCGCCGACGTCACGCTCACAGACAAT GAGGAAAACATCTGCCTGCACTGGGCTTCCTTCACCGGCAGTGCCGCCATCGCCGAGGTCCTCCTCAATGCCCGCTGCGACCTCCACGCAGTCAACTACCACGGGGACACGCCCCTGCACATCGCGGCACGGGAGAGCTACCATGACTGCGTGCT GTTGTTCCTGTCACGTGGGGCGAACCCAGAGCTGCGGAACAAGGAGGGGGACACGGCGTGGGACCTGACTCCTGAGCGCTCCGACGTGTGGTTTGCGCTGCAGCTCAACCGCAAGCTTCGGCTGGGAGTGGGCAATCGGGCCATCCGCACGGAGAAGATTATCTGCCG GGATGTGGCTCGGGGCTATGAGAACGTGCCTATTCCCTGTGTCAACGGCGTGGATGGGGAGCCCTGCCCTGAGGATTACAAGTACATCTCGGAGAACTGCGAGACATCCACCATGAACATCGACCGTAACATCACCCACTTGCAA cacTGCACTTGTGTGGACGACTGCTCCAGCTCCAACTGCCTGTGCGGCCAGCTCAGCATTCGCTGCTGGTATGACAAG GACGGGCGGCTGCTCCAGGAATTTAACAAGATTGAGCCCCCGCTGATTTTCGAGTGTAACCAGGCGTGCTCCTGCTGGAGAAACTGCAAGAACCGTGTGGTGCAGAGCGGCATCAA agTGCGCCTACAGCTCTACCGAACAGCCAAGATGGGCTGGGGGGTCCGCGCCCTGCAGACCATCCCCCAGGGGACCTTCATCTGCGA GTATGTCGGGGAGCTGATCTCTGATGCCGAGGCTGACGTGAGAGAGGATGATTCTTACCTCTTCGACTTAGACAACAAG GATGGAGAGGTGTATTGCATCGATGCCCGTTACTATGGCAACATCAGCCGCTTCATCAACCACCTGTGCGACCCCAACATCATCCCCGTCCGGGTCTTCATGCTGCACCAAGACCTGCGCTTTCCACGCATTGCCTTCTTCAGTTCCCGAGACATCCGGACCGGGGAGGAGCTGGG GTTTGACTATGGTGACCGCTTCTGGGACATCAAAAGCAAATATTTCACTTGTCAGTGTGGCTCTGAGAAATGCAAGCACTCAGCCGAGGCCATCGCCCTGGAACAGAGCCGCCTGGCGCGCCTAGATCCCCACCCTGAGCTGCTGCCTGAGctcagctccctgccccctgtCAATCCCTGA
- the ZBTB12 gene encoding LOW QUALITY PROTEIN: zinc finger and BTB domain-containing protein 12 (The sequence of the model RefSeq protein was modified relative to this genomic sequence to represent the inferred CDS: inserted 1 base in 1 codon), whose product MASGVEVLRFQLPGHEAATLRNMNQLRAEERFCDVTIVADSLKFRGHKVILAACSPFLRDQFLLNPSSELQVSLMHSARIVADLLLSCYTGALEFAVRDIVNYLTAASYLQMEHVVEKCRNALSQFIEPKIGLKEDGVSDASLVSSVSATKSLLPPARTPKPAPKPPPPXPLLRPVKLEFPLDEDLELKAEEEDEDEDEDVSDICIVKVESALEVAHRLKPPGGLGGGLSIGGSVGSHLGELAQSSVPPSTVAPPQGVVKACYSLSEDAEGEGLLLIPGGRASVGATSGLVEAAAVAMAARGAGGSLGAGGSRGPLPGGFSSGNPLKNIKCTKCPEVFQGVEKLVFHMRAQHFIFMCPRCGKQFNHSSNLNRHMNVHRGVKSHSCGICGKCFTQKSTLHDHLNLHSGARPYRCSYCDVRFAHKPAIRRHLKEQHGKTTAENVLEASVAEINVLIR is encoded by the exons ATGGCCTCTGGGGTGGAAGTCCTGCGCTTCCAGCTGCCGGGCCACGAGGCCGCTACCCTGCGGAACATGAACCAGCTCCGCGCAGAGGAGCGGTTTTGCGACGTGACCATTGTGGCAGACAGCCTCAAGTTCCGTGGCCACAAGGTCATCCTGGCCGCCTGCTCGCCTTTCCTGAGGGACCAGTTCCTGCTGAACCCCAGTTCTGAGCTGCAGGTCTCCCTGATGCACAGTGCGCGCATCGTGGCGGACCTGCTCCTCTCCTGCTACACGGGCGCTCTGGAATTCGCTGTCAGGGACATCGTCAACTACCTGACGGCTGCCTCCTACCTGCAGATGGAGCACGTGGTGGAGAAATGCAGGAACGCCCTCAGCCAGTTCATTGAGCCCAAAATAGGCCTCAAAGAGGATGGGGTCAGCGATGCCAGCCTTGTAAGCAGTGTCAGTGCCACCaaatccctcctccctcctgccaggACCCCAAAGCCAGcccccaagcccccacccc cNCCACTCCTACGGCCTGTGAAACTGGAGTTCCCTCTGGATGAGGACCTGGAGCTGAAGGCCGAGGAAGAAGATgaggacgaggacgaggacgTGTCTGACATCTGCATCGTCAAGGTGGAGTCGGCCCTGGAGGTGGCACACCGGCTCAAACCTCCTGGAGGTTTGGGAGGAGGTCTGAGCATCGGAGGCTCCGTGGGCAGCCATCTGGGAGAGCTGGCCCAGAGCAGCGTGCCCCCCAGCACTGTGGCCCCACCGCAGGGTGTAGTGAAAGCGTGCTATAGCCTGTCCGAGGACGCAGAAGGGGAGGGCTTGCTGTTGATTCCTGGAGGCCGGGCCAGCGTGGGGGCCACCTCGGGCCTGGTGGAGGCAGCAGCAGTGGCCATGGCtgcccggggggcggggggcagcctgggggcagggggtagcCGGGGACCCCTGCCTGGGGGCTTTTCCAGTGGAAACCCCCTAAAGAACATCAAGTGCACCAAGTGCCCGGAAGTGTTCCAGGGCGTGGAGAAGCTGGTCTTCCACATGCGGGCACAGCACTTCATCTTCATGTGCCCACGCTGCGGCAAGCAGTTCAACCACAGCAGCAACCTCAACCGCCACATGAACGTGCACCGCGGCGTCAAGTCGCACTCATGTGGCATCTGCGGCAAGTGCTTCACGCAGAAGTCCACGCTGCACGACCACCTCAACCTCCACTCCGGAGCGAGGCCCTATCGCTGCTCCTACTGCGACGTGCGCTTTGCTCACAAGCCTGCCATCAGGCGGCACCTCAAGGAGCAACATGGCAAGACAACGGCAGAGAACGTGCTGGAGGCCAGCGTGGCCGAGATCAACGTCCTCATCCGCTAG